CCGATTCATGGTTCTCGCCGGTGGATAGGGTAGTGGTCGCCTGCGGTGAAGAGTTTAATGAATAGGAAGGCGATTTCACTCCTGTCCCGTGGTCTCGACAGCACGCTCGCCACGAAACTCATTGTCGAGCAGGGTATCGAGGTCGTGGCCCTTCACTTCACTTCCCCATTTTGTACCTGTTCCAAGGGAAACGAAGGTTGCGGCATTCAGGCCCTAAGATCGGCCGGCGAACTGGGCGTTAAGGTGATCGTACGCCCGAAGGGCATGGAATATCTCAACGTAGTCAGGGCACCGAAACACGGCTACGGTAAGAACCTGAATCCGTGCATCGATTGCAGAATATTCATTCTTAAGGAAACGAAAAAAGTCATGGACGAGATTGAGGCAAGCTTCGTTATTACCGGAGAGGTTTTGGGACAGCGACCCATGTCTCAACACAGAAATGCCATGAGGCGGATAGAAGAAGAGAGCGGCCTCGAAGGTCTTATCCTGCGCCCCTTATCGGCGAAACATTTTGACCCCACGTTGCCAGAAATAGCTGGCATCATTGACCGGCAGAAACTCCTCGACATATCAGGCCGCTCGCGAAAGACCCAGTACGAACTGGTGGATGCCTTTCACCTAAAGGAATTCAGCTGCCCGGGAGGCGGATGTCTCCTGACGGACCCAATTTTTGCGAGAAAACTCAAAGACCTTTTTGCAAACATCCCTGATTTTACCATGAGGGATGTCAACCTCCTCAAGATTGGAAGACATTTCAGGTTTGATGCATGCACAAAATTGATAGTGGGCAGAAACCAGGACGAAAACGTGAGACTCAGGGCTTTGCATGCAGTTCCCTCGGCGCTCCTTGAACCCTCGGATTTCAAGGGCCCCACGGGACTTCTCTTTGGAAACACACACGATGCTCACCTCAATGTTGCAGCCAATATAATGGCGCACTACGGCAGGAAGGAAACATCCCCCGTTTGGATAGATGTAATGAATGGAGCGAAGGCTCGCTACTGCGCAGAGAGAAGGTTCGTTGATTTGGAGAAGTTGGCTATTTGATCACAGGGGTGTAAGACCGGACGTGGATGAAGAGCAGATTGGTATGACGCCGGTCAGTGCTTGAGGTGCGGCAGGAAGGAGAGGTTATGCCTGACAATGTTCTTGAACTGAAAACGAGGGCCATAGAGAGAAAGGACATAGGAGCCGAAGACGCTCTTGTGTTGTACCGGCTCGGGATGGAACGTCCTTTCTCTCTCATGGCTGCCGCCGCAGAGATAAGGGAATACTTCAAGGGAAAAAAAGTGAACCTCTGTGGCATTGTCAATGCAAAATCGGGACTTTGCCCGGAAGATTGTAAGTTCTGCGCACAGTCTGTGCACTATTGTACTGAGGCTCCGAAATATCCCTTTATAGGGAAGGCGGATATTGTAGAGAAAGCGCGTCGTGCTAAGGCATCAGGCGCTCACATGTTCGGTATTATTACAAGCGGCACCAGAATTGACGATGAAGGCGAGTGGGACGAAATCTATCAGGCTGTGCGCGACATAAGCTCTCTGGGACTTAAACCCTGTGTTTCTCTTGGCATGCTCGACGCCGAGCGCGCGCACACACTGAAGAAAGCCGGTCTGTACCGGTATCACCATAACCTCGAAACGGCCCGAAGCTACTTCGACAATATCTGCACGACCCACGAGTATCAGGAGGATGTTGACACAGTCGTGGCTGCACAGAGCGCGGGTCTCTCCACCTGCTCGGGCGGTATCATCGGCCTCGGCGAATCCATGGAGCAGAGAATCGAGCTTGCCATGACCCTCAAGGGGCTTGATGTTGACTGTGTGCCTTTCAATATCCTGAATCCGCGACCGGGGACGCCCCTTCAACATGTGCCGCACCTCTCTCCCGTTGAGCTCCTTGTGACCATTGCAATATACAGATTCATACTCTCAGACAAAGACATAAAACTCTGCGGGGGCAAAGAGTCAAACCTGAGGCAGCTACTGCCTCTGGGTATTGTGGCTGGGTGCAATTCCCTCATGATCGGAGATTATTTGACCATGCCGGGACGAAGCCCTGAGCTGGACGCAGAGATGATAAAGGACCTGGGGCTCGAACCCGTATGCGATTGACCCCATGTGCCCTGTAATACCGGGTGATGTTAATAGATCGACGGTGAGGACGAGTTCGTCGGAGGCCTGAAATGAAGAATATATACGTTGTCATAGATGAATATCTCGACCGAGGAGAATCAGGTGTCCTGGCAACGATCGTAAAAAGGACAGGCGCAACTCCCCAGGGGGCAGGCGCAAAAATGTTCATCGGCGCCGACGGCAGGATGTTTGGCACGGTCGGGGGCGGCTGTCTTGAAGCTGAGATCTGGCAGAACTCGCGAAAAATTCTAAAAACTAAAGAAGCGGACGTGTTCCGCTACGTTCTCGACGGAAAGAATGTGGAGGATGACGGGATGATCTGCGGTGGCAACATAGATGTTCTTCTTGAACCCGTGGATGAGAAGTACCGCGATCTCTACAGACAGATCTCCGGGTTCAAAGCGCAAGGGAAGAAGGCCGTCACTATTACTTCTTACGGCGCTCGGGGGTTCACCAAAACGCTCTGCACCAGCGAGGACGAATTGATCGGAGATCTCACCGGCCACGAGAAAGACATCGCCGCACCCGTCTTCCACGAAAAGAAACCTACGGTGCTCGACAACAGAGTTGTTGAACCTATTGTCTCATCGTCGACCCTTTACTTGTATGGTGCCGGCCACGTGTCGCAATTCATCTGCAGACTGGCTAAGACAATGGACTTCGCTGTCACTGTCTTTGATGACCGGGTAGAGTTCGCGAACCGGGAGCGCTTCCCCGAGGCCGACAATGTCATCGTGGACGATTTCGGAAACGCCCTCAAATACGCCGATGATGAGGATAACATATATGCAGCGGTTGTCACGAGGGGCCACAAGCACGACGCCCTTGTGCTCGAACAGATACTGACAAGACCACACAGGTATATCGGTATGATAGGAAGCAAGAGAAAGATCCGTATAATTTTCGATTATCTTGAAACAAAAGGGTTTGGCGAAAGCCTTCTCCAGTCCATCTACGCGCCGATCGGGGTCGATATTAACGCCGAGACCCCCCAGGAGATAGCTTTGAGCATAGTGGCAGAGATCGTAAAGGTGAGGGGCGGGAAATAGGACCCACTGGCACCTCTGAAGAAGGGTATATATGTGGGAATATTCGGATATAGTCAAAGACCATTTTCATAACCCACGTAATGTGGGAGAGATAGAGGACCCTGACGGCGTAGCCCAGGTGACGTCCATGGCCTGCGGAGACGTGCTCAAGATTACTTTGAAAGTCGATAAGCACGCAAGGATTACGGACGCAAGATGCAAGGTAGCGGGGTGTGTCGCCTCCATCGCGTGTGCGTCCGCCCTGACCGAGATGATAAAGGGTGTTACCTTGGAGGAGGCCGTGAGGATCACAGATCAGGACATCATCGACTATCTCGGAGGTCTGCCTCCCGGTAAAACGCATGCCCCGGGCATGGCGCAAGAAACCCTGGAAAGAGTTGTCGAGGACGTAGTAAGGAGACGCCTTGGCACCGATTGACCTAAATAACCTTGAAGACCGGAAAATAACGAAGAATGATATGCGCGCCCGTCTCGATCTCACCGACAAGGCAGACGTAGAAAAACTTTTCGAGGCAGCCTATGCGGTAAAAGCCCGTCACGTGGGGAAGAAGGTCTATTTCAGGGGTATTATAGAATTCAGCAACGTGTGCAGGAAGAACTGCTTCTATTGCGGCATCAGGAAGGACAACCAGAACCTGACCCGCTATTCCATGGGACTGAACGAGATCGTTGAGAGCGCCCGATGGGCCTACGACGCGGGTTATGGCTCCGTCATACTCCAATCGGGGGAAAGGAGGGGTCGGGCCTTCACGGAGTTCATTGAAGATGCCATCAAAGGGATAAAGGAGGCGACATCGGGAGGGCTTGGTATTACGCTCTCGGTGGGTGAGCAGGATGAACAGACATACGAACGGTGGTTTGGTGCCGGCGCGCACCGATACCTGCTCAGGATAGAGACGTCCAATGAAGACCTTTACCGGCGATTGCACCCGGCCGACCATAGCTTCTTCAAAAGGCTCAAGTGCCTTGAAACCCTGAGTGCCATAGGATATCAGACCGGTACGGGGTCATGATCGGCCTTCCCGGTCAGACCGTCGAAGACCTTGTCAACGACATCCTCTTCTTTGAAGAGTTGGACGTAGCCATGATAGGCATGGGCCCTTATCTTACGCATCAGGATACGCCGCTCTATAAGCGGGGCATGTTAAGCGGTATGTCCAAAGAGGGTTTGCTCGAACTTGCCTTAAAGATGATAGCCGTTACAAGGATCTATTTGAAGGATGTGAATATTGCCTCGACCACCGCGCTTCAGGCCGTCGCCCCTACCGGCAGAGAGATGGGGCTTCTCGCGGGCGCCAATGTGATTATGCCGAATATTACTGACGTGCGGTACCGTAGCCTCTACCAGCTCTACGACGATAAGCCGTGCATTAATGAAACCGGCCAGGCTTGCCTCAATTGCCTG
The nucleotide sequence above comes from Syntrophorhabdaceae bacterium. Encoded proteins:
- the bioB gene encoding biotin synthase BioB — its product is MPDNVLELKTRAIERKDIGAEDALVLYRLGMERPFSLMAAAAEIREYFKGKKVNLCGIVNAKSGLCPEDCKFCAQSVHYCTEAPKYPFIGKADIVEKARRAKASGAHMFGIITSGTRIDDEGEWDEIYQAVRDISSLGLKPCVSLGMLDAERAHTLKKAGLYRYHHNLETARSYFDNICTTHEYQEDVDTVVAAQSAGLSTCSGGIIGLGESMEQRIELAMTLKGLDVDCVPFNILNPRPGTPLQHVPHLSPVELLVTIAIYRFILSDKDIKLCGGKESNLRQLLPLGIVAGCNSLMIGDYLTMPGRSPELDAEMIKDLGLEPVCD
- a CDS encoding XdhC family protein; its protein translation is MKNIYVVIDEYLDRGESGVLATIVKRTGATPQGAGAKMFIGADGRMFGTVGGGCLEAEIWQNSRKILKTKEADVFRYVLDGKNVEDDGMICGGNIDVLLEPVDEKYRDLYRQISGFKAQGKKAVTITSYGARGFTKTLCTSEDELIGDLTGHEKDIAAPVFHEKKPTVLDNRVVEPIVSSSTLYLYGAGHVSQFICRLAKTMDFAVTVFDDRVEFANRERFPEADNVIVDDFGNALKYADDEDNIYAAVVTRGHKHDALVLEQILTRPHRYIGMIGSKRKIRIIFDYLETKGFGESLLQSIYAPIGVDINAETPQEIALSIVAEIVKVRGGK
- a CDS encoding iron-sulfur cluster assembly scaffold protein, whose product is MWEYSDIVKDHFHNPRNVGEIEDPDGVAQVTSMACGDVLKITLKVDKHARITDARCKVAGCVASIACASALTEMIKGVTLEEAVRITDQDIIDYLGGLPPGKTHAPGMAQETLERVVEDVVRRRLGTD
- a CDS encoding radical SAM protein gives rise to the protein MAPIDLNNLEDRKITKNDMRARLDLTDKADVEKLFEAAYAVKARHVGKKVYFRGIIEFSNVCRKNCFYCGIRKDNQNLTRYSMGLNEIVESARWAYDAGYGSVILQSGERRGRAFTEFIEDAIKGIKEATSGGLGITLSVGEQDEQTYERWFGAGAHRYLLRIETSNEDLYRRLHPADHSFFKRLKCLETLSAIGYQTGTGS